A genomic region of Alnus glutinosa chromosome 11, dhAlnGlut1.1, whole genome shotgun sequence contains the following coding sequences:
- the LOC133881808 gene encoding DUF21 domain-containing protein At2g14520-like isoform X1, producing the protein MAVEYSCCGTNFFLHILIIVFLVVFAGLMSGLTLGLMSMSLVDLEVLAKSGTPKDRKHAAKILPVVKNQHLLLCTLLICNAASMEALPIFLDSLVTAWGAILISVTLILLFGEIIPQSVCSRYGLAIGSTVAPFVRVLVWICFPVAFPISKLLDFLLGHGHVALFRRAELKTLVNFHGNEAGKGGELTHDETTIIAGALELSEKTAGDAMTPIADTFAIDINGKLDRDLMNLILEKGHSRVPVYYEECTNIIGLILVKNLLAIHPQDEVPVKSVTIRRIPRVSETLPLYDILNEFQKGHSHMAVVVRRCNKAAEGHPGSPPENQTDQTDQVKDVKINIDGEKQPSLDKTLKSKRVLQKWKSFPNGANNSYKGGSRSKKWSKDMYSDILQIDGNPLPKLPEEEEAVGIITMEDVIEELLQEEIFDETDHHFDDS; encoded by the exons ATGGCGGTGGAGTACAGTTGTTGCGGAACGAATTTTTTCTTACACATATTGATCATCGTGTTTTTGGTGGTGTTCGCCGGGTTGATGTCAGGGCTCACCTTAGGGCTCATGTCCATGAGCCTCGTCGATCTCGAGGTCCTCGCCAAGTCTGGAACCCCTAAGGATCGCAAACACGCcg CGAAGATATTGCCAGTGGTAAAAAATCAGCATTTATTACTTTGCACACTCCTAATTTGCAATGCTGCTTCCATGGAG GCGCTTCCCATTTTTCTTGATAGTCTGGTTACAGCATGGGGTGCTATTCTGATTTCAGTGACATTGATTCTTCTGTTCGGTGAG ATCATACCCCAATCTGTTTGTTCTCGATATGGTTTAGCAATCGGCTCGACGGTGGCACCATTTGTCCGCGTTCTTGTTTGGATCTGCTTTCCTGTTGCATTTCCAATCAGCAAG CTATTAGACTTTCTGCTGGGACATGGGCATGTAGCTCTTTTTCGCAGAGCTGAGTTGAAAACGCTTGTAAATTTTCATGGCAATGAG GCTGGAAAAGGTGGAGAACTGACGCATGATGAGACAACAATTATTGCTGGAGCGCTTGAGCTCTCTGAAAAAACAGCTGGTGATGCCATGACTCCTATAGCTGATACTTTTGCAATTGATATCAATGGCAAGCTTGACAg GGACTTGATGAAtctaatattggaaaaagggcACAGCAGAGTGCCAGTTTATTATGAGGAATGTACAAACATAATTGGACTTATCTTG GTCAAGAACTTGTTAGCAATTCACCCACAGGATGAAGTGCCGGTAAAGAGCGTCACTATACGCAGGATTCCAAG GGTGTCAGAAACTTTGCCCTTATATGACATATTGAATGAGTTTCAAAAAGGTCACAGCCACATGGCTGTTGTTGTAAGACGGTGCAACAAGGCAGCGGAGGGGCACCCTGGCAGCCCTCCTGAAA ATCAAACAGATCAAACAGATCAAGTGAAGGacgtgaaaataaatattgatggTGAAAAGCAGCCTTCCCTAGATAAGACTTTAAAGAGCAAGAGAGTACTCCAGAAGTGGAAGAGCTTTCCCAACGGTGCGAATAATTCATATAAGGGTGGTTCTAGGAGCAAGAAGTGGTCAAAGGACATGTACTCCGACATCCTGCAGATTGATGGCAATCCGCTCCCAAAGCtcccagaagaagaagaagctgttGGCATAATAACAATGGAAGATGTCATTGAAGAGCTTTTACAG GAGGAGATCTTTGATGAGACAGATCATCATTTCGATGACTCATAA
- the LOC133881808 gene encoding DUF21 domain-containing protein At2g14520-like isoform X2 — MAVEYSCCGTNFFLHILIIVFLVVFAGLMSGLTLGLMSMSLVDLEVLAKSGTPKDRKHAAKILPVVKNQHLLLCTLLICNAASMEALPIFLDSLVTAWGAILISVTLILLFGEIIPQSVCSRYGLAIGSTVAPFVRVLVWICFPVAFPISKLLDFLLGHGHVALFRRAELKTLVNFHGNEAGKGGELTHDETTIIAGALELSEKTAGDAMTPIADTFAIDINGKLDRDLMNLILEKGHSRVPVYYEECTNIIGLILVKNLLAIHPQDEVPVKSVTIRRIPRVSETLPLYDILNEFQKGHSHMAVVVRRCNKAAEGHPGSPPENQTDQVKDVKINIDGEKQPSLDKTLKSKRVLQKWKSFPNGANNSYKGGSRSKKWSKDMYSDILQIDGNPLPKLPEEEEAVGIITMEDVIEELLQEEIFDETDHHFDDS, encoded by the exons ATGGCGGTGGAGTACAGTTGTTGCGGAACGAATTTTTTCTTACACATATTGATCATCGTGTTTTTGGTGGTGTTCGCCGGGTTGATGTCAGGGCTCACCTTAGGGCTCATGTCCATGAGCCTCGTCGATCTCGAGGTCCTCGCCAAGTCTGGAACCCCTAAGGATCGCAAACACGCcg CGAAGATATTGCCAGTGGTAAAAAATCAGCATTTATTACTTTGCACACTCCTAATTTGCAATGCTGCTTCCATGGAG GCGCTTCCCATTTTTCTTGATAGTCTGGTTACAGCATGGGGTGCTATTCTGATTTCAGTGACATTGATTCTTCTGTTCGGTGAG ATCATACCCCAATCTGTTTGTTCTCGATATGGTTTAGCAATCGGCTCGACGGTGGCACCATTTGTCCGCGTTCTTGTTTGGATCTGCTTTCCTGTTGCATTTCCAATCAGCAAG CTATTAGACTTTCTGCTGGGACATGGGCATGTAGCTCTTTTTCGCAGAGCTGAGTTGAAAACGCTTGTAAATTTTCATGGCAATGAG GCTGGAAAAGGTGGAGAACTGACGCATGATGAGACAACAATTATTGCTGGAGCGCTTGAGCTCTCTGAAAAAACAGCTGGTGATGCCATGACTCCTATAGCTGATACTTTTGCAATTGATATCAATGGCAAGCTTGACAg GGACTTGATGAAtctaatattggaaaaagggcACAGCAGAGTGCCAGTTTATTATGAGGAATGTACAAACATAATTGGACTTATCTTG GTCAAGAACTTGTTAGCAATTCACCCACAGGATGAAGTGCCGGTAAAGAGCGTCACTATACGCAGGATTCCAAG GGTGTCAGAAACTTTGCCCTTATATGACATATTGAATGAGTTTCAAAAAGGTCACAGCCACATGGCTGTTGTTGTAAGACGGTGCAACAAGGCAGCGGAGGGGCACCCTGGCAGCCCTCCTGAAA ATCAAACAGATCAAGTGAAGGacgtgaaaataaatattgatggTGAAAAGCAGCCTTCCCTAGATAAGACTTTAAAGAGCAAGAGAGTACTCCAGAAGTGGAAGAGCTTTCCCAACGGTGCGAATAATTCATATAAGGGTGGTTCTAGGAGCAAGAAGTGGTCAAAGGACATGTACTCCGACATCCTGCAGATTGATGGCAATCCGCTCCCAAAGCtcccagaagaagaagaagctgttGGCATAATAACAATGGAAGATGTCATTGAAGAGCTTTTACAG GAGGAGATCTTTGATGAGACAGATCATCATTTCGATGACTCATAA
- the LOC133881007 gene encoding uncharacterized protein LOC133881007, whose protein sequence is MDLETENRIAAMLMKEAAELRRQADKEGVHVYLRQPNSRFRPNSRFLTATVLGVQQANRAVEVNEMWRSRQKELELDDRLRGRSRDGSSGGSSHRDHDSASPSKRPPINVNDASASCSSSQRVHESGDSREDEELEKFLHSRVKRGRGGVGPRMDETGPYLPPCPDSREELSTIPDVWKGHAVYGPEKPSSLKKYDSSEEEKQKKRKKVCSGSSDKQHSRKHRSKDKSKDKKRKSKDEKRNRHHKVDFHNYRIKEFTWSTLESEHSYPKDVECIYCD, encoded by the exons ATGGATCTTGAGACAGAGAATAGAATAGCTGCAATGCTTATGAAAGAAGCAGCAGAATTGCGGCGACAAGCAGATAAGGAAGGTGTGCATGTTTATCTGCGACAACCTAACTCACGGTTTCGGCCTAATTCGCGGTTTCTAACTGCAACTGTTCTTGGGGTTCAACAAG CAAATCGAGCTGTGGAAGTGAACGAGATGTGGCGATCCCGGCAGAAAGAACTAGAGCTGGATGATAGGCTTAGAGGCCGGTCTCGAGATGGGAGCAGTGGTGGCAGCAGCCATAGGGATCACGACTCCGCAAGCCCAAGTAAGAGGCCTCCCATAAACGTTAACGATGCGAGTGCTTCATGCTCATCAAGCCAAAGAGTACACGAGAGTGGCGATTCAAGAGAAGATGAAGAGCTTGAGAAGTTTCTACACTCAAG GGTCAAGCGTGGCAGAGGTGGTGTAGGCCCAAGGATGGACGAAACGGGTCCATACCTTCCACCTTGTCCAGATTCGAGGGAAGAGCTGTCAACAATCCCCGATGTTTGGAAAGGCCATGCGGTCTATGGACCCGAGAAGCCTTCTTCACTTAAGAAGTATGATTCTTCAGAAGAGGAGAAgcagaagaagagaaagaaggttTGCTCAGGGAGCTCCGACAAGCAGCACTCAAGGAAGCACAGATCCAAAGATAAGTCTAAGGATAAGAAAAGGAAGAGCAAGGATGAGAAAAGAAACAGACATCACAA AGTTGATTTTCACAATTATAGAATTAAGGAATTCACTTGGAGCACCTTGGAGTCGGAGCACTCTTACCCAAAAGACGTAGAATGCATATATTGTGAttaa
- the LOC133882413 gene encoding probable pectin methylesterase CGR2: MSRRPVNPARRIGDGGSIPFVGVVQSKSRSSPLISIGLVIVGAILLIGYSYSGSGGPTSDIQALSKIEGGISCTLEVQRALPILKKSYGDSMHKVLHVGPDTCSVVSKLLKEEDAEAWGVEPYELDDGDANCKSLVRKGIVRVADIKFPLPYRAKSFSLVIVSDAVDYLSPKYLNRTLPELTRVSAGGVVIFAGYPGQHRAKVAELSKFGRPAKLRSSSWWIRYFVQNKLEENEAASKKFEQASTKRLYKPACQVFHLKS, translated from the exons ATGTCAAGGAGGCCAGTAAATCCTGCTCGACGCATTGGTGATGGTGGAAGCATTCCATTTGTGGGTGTGGTGCAGTCCAAATCACGCTCCTCTCCCCTAATATCTATTGGGCTAGTGATTGTG GGCGCAATTCTTCTTATTGGTTATTCCTATAGTGGTTCAG GTGGACCAACCAGTGATATACAAGCATTGAGTAAAATTGAAG GTGGTATTTCATGTACATTAGAAGTTCAGAGAGCATTACCTATTCTAAAAAAGTCTTATGGTGATAGCATGCATAAAGTGTTGCATGTGGGCCCTGATACCTGTTCAGTGGTATCTAAGTTGTTAAAAGAAGAGGATGCTGAAGCATGGGGTGTGGAACCATATGAATTAGATGATGGTGATGCCAACTGTAAGAGCCTTGTGCGTAAAGGCATTGTCCGTGTGGCTGATATTAAGTTTCCTCTGCCCTATAGGGCAAAatcattttctcttgttataGTGTCAGATGCAGTGGATTACTTGTCCCCAAAGTACCTGAACAGAACCCTTCCAGAGTTGACAAGGGTATCTGCTGGTGGTGTTGTTATATTTGCTG GTTATCCAGGTCAGCATAGAGCTAAAGTTGCAGAGTTGTCCAAATTTGGCCGTCCA GCCAAGCTGCGAAGCTCATCTTGGTGGATAAGATACTTTGTTCAGAATAAGTTAGAGGAGAATGAAGCTGCCTCTAAGAAATTTGAACAGGCTTCAACCAAAAGGTTGTATAAGCCCGCCTGCCAAGTTTTCCACCTCAAATCATAG
- the LOC133882036 gene encoding protein trichome birefringence-like 13 encodes MFLCANVRQLPPPLSAMAARDHHHIHAKKIPLFPLLSLLCFASIFLVLSLSRKTFSNASHSHETFRFRHTRSPDPNAAPDWSCDYGDGAWIRDSDSTGPRYDGTCKEIFKGWNCISNNKSNGHELTAWRWKPRRCDLPPFDPVSFLEKHRNTSIGFVGDSLNRNMFVSLFCNLKRVSSEVKKWRPAGADRGFTFLRYNLTIAYHRTNLLARYGRWSANANGGVLESLGYKEGFRVDVDVPEGTWAETPAFHDILIFNTGHWWWAPSKFDPVKSPMLFFENGHPVIPPVPQDVGLDMVLKHMVLFVEEKLRPGAIKFFRTQSPRHFEGGDWDQGGSCQRLQPLLPEQVEELFSLNNNGTNVEARLVNQHLYKALKGSAFHILDITRMSEFRADAHPSTSGGKKHDDCMHWCLPGITDTWNDLFIEHLNNIKFRD; translated from the exons ATGTTCTTGTGTGCTAACGTGCGCCAATTGCCACCACCTCTCTCCGCCATGGCCGCACGAGACCACCATCATATCCACGCAAAGAAAATCCCTCTCTTCCCACTCCTCTCTCTCCTCTGCTTCGCTTCCATCTTCCTCGTCCTCTCGCTCTCCAGGAAAACCTTCTCCAATGCCTCACACTCGCACGAAACCTTCCGATTTCGACACACCCGGAGCCCCGACCCGAATGCGGCCCCGGACTGGTCCTGCGACTACGGGGACGGGGCGTGGATCCGAGACTCCGACTCAACGGGCCCGAGGTATGACGGTACGTGCAAGGAGATATTCAAGGGCTGGAATTGCATCTCCAACAACAAATCCAACGGTCACGAGCTCACCGCGTGGCGGTGGAAGCCCCGGCGCTGTGATCTCCCGCCGTTCGATCCGGTTTCGTTTCTGGAGAAGCACAGGAACACCAGCAtcg GGTTTGTTGGGGATTCCCTGAATAGAAATATGTTTGTTTCTCTGTTCTGCAATCTGAAACGCGTGTCCAGTGAAGTGAAGAAGTGGCGGCCAGCTGGTGCCGATCGCGGATTTACGTTTCTTCGCTATAATCTCACCATCGCGTATCACCGCACGAATCTCTTGGCTCGTTATGGTAG GTGGTCAGCTAATGCCAATGGTGGTGTGTTGGAATCTCTTGGATATAAAGAAGGCTTTAGGGTTGATGTTGATGTTCCAGAAGGCACATGGGCTGAGACTCCGGCCTTTCATGATATTCTAATCTTTAACACAGGACACTg GTGGTGGGCTCCTTCAAAATTTGACCCTGTGAAGTCACCCATGCTTTTCTTTGAGAATGGTCACCCTGTCATACCTCCAGTACCCCAAGATGTTGGCCTGGATATGGTCTTAAAGCACATG GTACTGTTCGTAGAGGAAAAACTGCGACCGGGTGCAATCAAATTCTTTCGTACACAATCACCTAGACATTTTGAGGGAGGTGACTGGGACCAAGGTGGTTCTTGTCAACGGCTACAGCCTTTGTTGCCAGAGCAG GTTGAAGAACTCTTCTCTCTGAATAATAATGGAACAAATGTGGAGGCACGTCTAGTGAATCAGCACCTATACAAAGCCCTTAAAGGGTCTGCTTTCCATATTTTGGACATAACCCGCATGAGTGAGTTTAGAGCAGATGCCCATCCATCCACTTCTGGTGGAAAGAAACATGATGATTGTATGCACTGGTGCTTACCAGGAATTACTGATACTTGGAATGACTTGTTCATAGAGCATCTAAACAATATTAAGTTTAGAGAttga